One genomic segment of Desulfocapsa sulfexigens DSM 10523 includes these proteins:
- the coaBC gene encoding bifunctional phosphopantothenoylcysteine decarboxylase/phosphopantothenate--cysteine ligase CoaBC: MDCSFSGKKVVVGVTGSIAAFKVAGWVSALTKEGAEVKVVMTPAACRFVTPLTYAALSGNPVLTDMFAAEEAHAISHVQLGQEADILLIAPATANTIAKIAHGLADDLLSTSVLAATCPVIFAPAMNSQMLANPATQRNLERVKGLGYGIIEPDSGKMACKTEGPGRLPEWCDAREQLLAALTKQDLLGKKILVTAGPTREALDPARFLSNRSSGKMGYALARAAKRRGAEVLLVSGPTALATPFGVKRIDIQTAAEMNAVVMEACGRQSVIIKSAAVSDFCPERIESEKVKKDTAQFVLPLKQTPDILAQLGQRKEKEHFLLVGFAAESRDHRAAGEKKLSQKNLDLIAINDISGEDTGFETDTNQVTLLDKNGFTDLPLTSKEATANLILDRVATLLIDTNN, from the coding sequence ATGGACTGTTCATTTTCTGGAAAAAAGGTAGTCGTCGGAGTAACTGGCTCCATTGCAGCTTTTAAGGTTGCCGGGTGGGTCAGCGCACTCACCAAAGAAGGGGCTGAGGTAAAGGTTGTTATGACCCCTGCAGCCTGTCGTTTTGTCACACCTCTTACCTATGCCGCACTCTCTGGTAATCCGGTTTTGACCGATATGTTTGCTGCCGAAGAGGCTCATGCCATTTCTCATGTTCAACTTGGTCAGGAAGCAGATATTCTTCTTATTGCACCTGCCACTGCCAACACCATCGCCAAGATTGCCCATGGTCTTGCTGACGACCTCCTGTCTACCTCAGTTCTCGCCGCAACCTGTCCTGTCATATTTGCTCCCGCAATGAATAGTCAGATGCTGGCCAATCCGGCAACTCAGCGTAATCTTGAAAGAGTAAAAGGCCTGGGGTATGGAATAATCGAACCGGATAGTGGAAAGATGGCCTGTAAAACCGAAGGCCCCGGTCGTCTTCCTGAATGGTGCGATGCACGGGAACAACTTCTTGCTGCTCTGACGAAGCAGGATCTGTTAGGAAAGAAAATTCTGGTTACAGCGGGTCCCACCCGTGAAGCTCTTGACCCTGCCAGGTTCCTCAGTAATCGATCCTCAGGGAAAATGGGATATGCCTTGGCGCGTGCTGCCAAAAGGCGTGGCGCTGAAGTCCTTCTGGTGAGTGGTCCAACCGCATTGGCAACACCTTTTGGAGTGAAACGCATTGATATTCAGACTGCTGCAGAGATGAATGCTGTTGTGATGGAAGCCTGTGGCCGCCAGTCAGTTATTATCAAATCCGCTGCAGTCAGTGATTTCTGTCCGGAAAGGATTGAATCCGAAAAGGTCAAAAAAGATACGGCTCAATTTGTTTTGCCACTCAAACAGACACCCGATATTTTAGCGCAGCTGGGGCAGAGAAAAGAGAAGGAACATTTTCTTCTGGTGGGGTTTGCAGCTGAAAGTCGCGACCATCGTGCCGCTGGAGAGAAAAAACTCAGTCAAAAAAATCTCGATCTGATTGCAATTAACGATATTAGTGGCGAGGATACTGGTTTTGAAACAGATACTAATCAGGTCACTTTGTTAGACAAGAATGGCTTTACAGATCTCCCTTTAACCAGTAAAGAAGCGACCGCCAATCTGATTCTTGACAGAGTTGCCACTCTGTTAATTGATACGAACAACTAA